In a genomic window of Rhodovulum sp. P5:
- a CDS encoding CheB methylesterase domain-containing protein, giving the protein MRVMIADPQEEGRNRLAAAVDSMRAVSLGLCVSSLTEVYHAAESRPPQVVIVAEELARLPEFEVLLTLFKALSIRCVVIADSHASVQRLSSAMTGPDVAITHRGVSDGELRESLLQVHLGRGAKQAPQAHPKSGLSFQTGKIILIGASTGGVDALINVLDCFPVNCPPTLIVQHTSGTFSSGLARLLDRNTAARVVEAEDRQMLTAGTVLLAPGKEHHLEVGAGKGLHCRLREGPLRSGHRPSVDALFESAVSIAPRVTAAILTGMGRDGAEGLLALRKAGAHTIGQNKATSLVYGMPRAAYELGAVASQLPLDAIGEAILDNCSRRSAA; this is encoded by the coding sequence ATGCGAGTGATGATCGCTGATCCGCAGGAAGAAGGCAGAAACCGGCTCGCGGCGGCCGTCGACTCCATGCGTGCCGTGTCGTTGGGACTGTGCGTCTCCAGCCTGACGGAGGTCTACCACGCCGCCGAAAGCCGGCCCCCGCAAGTGGTGATTGTCGCCGAAGAACTTGCGCGGCTGCCGGAATTCGAGGTGCTGCTGACCCTCTTCAAGGCCCTGAGCATCCGGTGTGTCGTGATTGCCGACAGCCATGCCAGCGTGCAGCGGCTGAGTTCGGCCATGACAGGCCCGGACGTGGCCATCACCCATCGTGGCGTCAGCGACGGGGAACTTCGGGAATCCCTGCTGCAGGTGCATCTGGGGCGCGGTGCAAAGCAGGCGCCGCAGGCGCACCCGAAGTCCGGGCTTTCGTTCCAGACCGGCAAGATCATCCTCATCGGCGCCTCGACCGGGGGCGTCGACGCCCTGATCAACGTGCTTGACTGCTTCCCGGTGAATTGTCCGCCGACGCTGATTGTCCAGCACACAAGCGGCACCTTCAGTTCCGGGCTTGCGCGGCTGCTTGACCGCAACACCGCAGCCCGGGTGGTCGAGGCCGAGGATCGCCAGATGCTGACCGCGGGGACTGTGCTGCTTGCCCCCGGTAAGGAGCATCATCTTGAGGTCGGGGCCGGCAAGGGGCTGCACTGCCGCCTGCGGGAAGGGCCCTTGCGCTCCGGGCATCGCCCGTCGGTCGATGCGCTGTTCGAGTCCGCCGTTTCGATCGCGCCGCGGGTCACCGCCGCGATCCTGACGGGCATGGGCCGTGACGGGGCGGAGGGCCTGCTCGCCCTCAGAAAGGCCGGGGCCCACACGATCGGGCAGAACAAGGCGACGTCCCTTGTCTACGGCATGCCGAGGGCGGCCTACGAATTGGGAGCGGTGGCAAGCCAGCTGCCCCTGGATGCGATCGGAGAAGCGATCTTGGATAATTGCAGTCGGCGGAGCGCAGCATGA
- a CDS encoding chemotaxis protein CheD: protein MRAEQNMRTTARSEWDTGRIVPVVQGEYRVSRDADVILSTVLGSCIAACVFDPVAKLGGMNHFLLPGDDGEGKTELKYGAMSMELLINELLKAGARRTEMKVKLFGGARVSAAFKDIGEKNVIFARSYLKREGFEVVSESLGGQQARRLHFRPATGAARLVLLPPTEAPAERTPPRPPKAKPDLGITLF, encoded by the coding sequence ATGAGGGCAGAACAGAATATGCGGACCACCGCGCGCAGCGAGTGGGATACGGGGCGGATCGTGCCCGTCGTGCAGGGCGAATACCGGGTTTCGCGCGATGCCGATGTCATTCTGTCCACGGTCCTGGGGTCGTGCATTGCGGCATGTGTCTTCGACCCGGTTGCGAAACTTGGCGGCATGAACCATTTCCTGCTGCCCGGCGATGACGGCGAAGGCAAGACCGAGCTGAAATACGGCGCGATGTCCATGGAACTTCTGATCAACGAATTGCTGAAGGCCGGCGCGCGGCGGACCGAGATGAAGGTCAAGCTGTTCGGCGGGGCCCGGGTCAGTGCGGCATTCAAGGATATCGGCGAAAAGAACGTGATCTTTGCCCGCTCCTACCTCAAGCGGGAGGGGTTCGAGGTGGTGTCGGAGAGTCTGGGCGGCCAGCAGGCACGGCGCCTGCATTTCCGGCCCGCGACAGGGGCTGCCCGTCTTGTCCTGCTGCCGCCGACAGAGGCCCCGGCAGAGCGGACACCGCCGAGACCGCCCAAAGCGAAGCCCGATCTGGGGATCACGCTGTTCTGA
- a CDS encoding circularly permuted type 2 ATP-grasp protein gives MSETDIFDEMWGRDEALRRPYARFQNWFEGEDISRLRAKQREAEEVFRLTGITFNVYGRAEAEERLIPFDIIPRIISGHEWQKLSRGIEQRVRAINAFLYDIYHRQEIVKAGRIPAEAISRNDAFLPEMIGVKPPGGVYTHIVGIDLVRTGDDQFYVLEDNARTPSGVSYMLENRETMLQMFPELFAQNRVQPVQTYPADLRRSLAACAPGDVEEKPTVAVLTPGIYNSAYFEHAFLADQMGVELVEGHDLRIVDGKVAMRTTEGYRPIDVLYRRVDDEFLDPLNFNPESALGIPGIMDVYRAGRITIANAPGTGIADDKAIYSYMPEIVEFYTGEKAILENVPTWRCSEPDALAYVLDNLEDLVVKEVHGSGGYGMLIGPTATKKDIAEFRKKLTSRPGNYIAQPTLSLSTVPIFTRKGLAPRHVDLRPFVLVSPAGIRITPGGLTRVALKKGSLVVNSSQGGGTKDTWVLED, from the coding sequence ATGAGCGAGACGGATATATTCGACGAGATGTGGGGCCGGGACGAGGCCTTGCGTCGGCCCTATGCGCGGTTTCAGAACTGGTTCGAGGGGGAAGACATTTCCCGTTTGCGCGCCAAGCAGCGCGAGGCCGAGGAAGTCTTTCGGCTGACGGGCATTACCTTCAACGTCTACGGCCGTGCCGAGGCCGAGGAACGCCTGATCCCGTTCGACATCATTCCGCGGATCATTTCGGGCCACGAATGGCAAAAGCTCTCCCGCGGGATCGAGCAGCGGGTGAGGGCGATCAACGCCTTCCTCTACGACATCTACCACCGCCAGGAAATCGTGAAGGCCGGCCGTATCCCGGCAGAGGCGATTTCCCGGAATGATGCCTTCCTGCCCGAGATGATCGGGGTCAAGCCGCCCGGGGGCGTCTATACCCATATCGTCGGTATCGATCTCGTGCGCACCGGTGACGACCAGTTCTATGTGCTTGAGGACAATGCCCGCACGCCCAGCGGCGTCAGCTACATGCTGGAAAACCGCGAAACGATGCTGCAGATGTTCCCCGAACTTTTTGCGCAGAACCGGGTGCAGCCGGTGCAGACCTATCCGGCCGACCTGCGCCGGTCGCTGGCCGCCTGTGCGCCGGGCGATGTCGAGGAAAAACCCACGGTCGCGGTGCTGACCCCGGGCATCTACAACTCCGCCTATTTCGAACATGCATTCCTTGCCGACCAGATGGGCGTGGAACTGGTCGAGGGGCATGACCTGCGCATTGTCGACGGCAAGGTCGCGATGCGCACGACCGAAGGCTATCGGCCCATCGATGTTCTCTACCGCCGGGTGGATGACGAATTCCTCGATCCGCTGAACTTCAATCCCGAAAGTGCGCTGGGCATTCCCGGTATCATGGATGTCTATCGCGCCGGCCGGATCACGATTGCCAATGCGCCGGGCACCGGTATTGCCGACGACAAGGCGATCTACAGCTACATGCCGGAGATCGTGGAATTCTACACCGGCGAGAAGGCGATCCTTGAAAACGTGCCGACATGGCGCTGTTCGGAACCCGACGCGCTGGCCTATGTTCTCGACAACCTCGAAGATCTGGTGGTGAAGGAGGTTCACGGCTCCGGCGGTTACGGCATGCTGATCGGGCCGACGGCGACCAAGAAGGATATCGCGGAGTTCCGCAAGAAGCTGACATCGCGGCCCGGAAACTATATCGCGCAGCCGACTCTGTCGCTCTCGACCGTGCCGATCTTCACGCGCAAAGGGCTGGCCCCCCGGCATGTCGATCTGCGCCCCTTCGTGCTGGTCAGCCCCGCCGGGATCAGGATCACGCCCGGCGGTCTGACCCGCGTGGCGCTGAAGAAAGGGTCGCTCGTGGTCAACTCCTCCCAAGGGGGCGGGACCAAGGATACCTGGGTGCTCGAGGACTGA
- a CDS encoding alpha-E domain-containing protein has translation MLGKTANGLFWMYRYLERAENFSRLVETGQRIALTRLDTPDDEWTSVLQTTDGEKAFREHYDTVTKEAVIDWMLRSKENPSSVLSAIGSARKNARMVRTALTHDVWEAVNGSYMKITDALSRKVNERDLPAVIDLIKARTALVRGTTQGTLLRNDIFNFARIGTYLERADNIARILDVKYYVLLPSVNAVGSSIDNVQWETILSAVSARGGFRMVHGGQATARDVAEFMILDRKMPRSLKFAVSKINDNMQYLAADYGVRHASHELLDRLNERFMVNDIDAIVDSGLHEYLQNLMAALGELGRQIEVDYRFYE, from the coding sequence ATGCTTGGCAAGACCGCAAATGGCCTCTTCTGGATGTACCGGTATCTGGAACGTGCCGAGAACTTTTCCCGCCTTGTCGAAACCGGCCAGCGCATTGCGCTGACGCGGCTCGATACGCCCGATGACGAATGGACATCGGTCCTGCAGACCACCGATGGCGAAAAGGCGTTCCGGGAACATTACGATACCGTGACCAAGGAAGCGGTGATCGACTGGATGCTTCGGTCGAAGGAAAACCCGTCCTCCGTGCTGTCCGCCATAGGATCGGCGCGAAAGAACGCCCGCATGGTGCGCACCGCGTTGACCCATGACGTTTGGGAGGCGGTAAACGGCAGTTACATGAAGATCACCGATGCCCTCTCCCGAAAGGTGAACGAGCGCGATCTTCCCGCGGTGATCGACCTGATCAAGGCGCGTACGGCCCTGGTGCGGGGCACGACGCAGGGCACGCTCTTGCGCAACGACATTTTCAATTTCGCCCGCATCGGCACCTATCTTGAACGCGCCGACAACATCGCGCGCATCCTGGACGTGAAGTATTACGTCTTGCTGCCCTCGGTGAATGCGGTCGGGTCTTCCATCGACAATGTCCAATGGGAAACGATCCTGAGCGCGGTTTCTGCACGCGGCGGATTCCGGATGGTTCATGGCGGACAGGCCACCGCGCGCGACGTGGCGGAATTCATGATCCTCGACCGCAAGATGCCGCGCAGCCTGAAATTCGCCGTCTCCAAGATCAACGACAATATGCAGTATCTTGCGGCGGACTATGGTGTGCGCCATGCCTCGCACGAGCTTCTGGACCGGTTGAACGAGCGGTTCATGGTCAACGATATCGACGCCATCGTTGATTCGGGGCTGCATGAATACCTGCAAAACCTCATGGCGGCGCTGGGCGAGTTGGGCCGGCAGATCGAGGTTGATTACAGGTTCTATGAGTGA